From the Purpureocillium takamizusanense chromosome 6, complete sequence genome, one window contains:
- a CDS encoding uncharacterized protein (COG:S~CAZy:GT62~TransMembrane:1 (i32-49o)~EggNog:ENOG503NV2N), translating into MLLPKGGLNWKAARAQLPPARMLWNLVTRTRFLLLVALTGIVLLLWRGISSSASEMQSFYCWGPSTPPIDMSQNEYARWNAHMQTPVVFNHHAPLKVDSESIKHVDLNPVKSTRKAVVNEEKILIVTPLKDAAPYLSKYFELLAELTYPHHLIDLAFLVSDSKDDTLAVLSSELDRIQKRPDHIPFRSAMVVEKDFDFHLSQSVEERHSFEAQGPRRKAMGKARNYLLSAALKPEHSWVYWRDVDIVDSPPKILEDFIAHDKDILVPNIWFHRYKDGIDIEGRFDYNSWVESDKGRKLADSLDKSVVLAEGYKQYDTGRTYMARMGDWRNNKDEELELDGIGGVNILVKADVHRSGINFPCYAFENQAETEGFAKMAKRAGYQVVGLPNYIVWHIDTEEKGGNL; encoded by the exons atgctccTCCCCAAAGGCGGCCTGAACTGGAAAGCAGCCAGAGCCCAgctcccgcccgcgcggATGCTATGGAATCTGGTGACACGCACAAGATTCCTCCTGCTAGTCGCCCTCACCGGCATTGTATTATTGCTATGGCGCGGCATCAGCAGCTCCGCCTCTGAGATGCAAAG CTTCTACTGTTGGGGCCCATCAACGCCACCGATAGACATGTCGCAAAACGAATACGCGAGATGGAATGCGCACATGCAGACTCCCGTCGTTTTCAACCACCACGCACCGCTCAAGGTCGACTCGGAATCGATCAAGCACGTCGACCTCAACCCCGTCAAGTCCACTCGCAAGGCCGTTGTAAATGAGGAGAAGATCCTCATCGTGACACCCCTcaaggacgccgcccccTACCTGTCCAAGTActtcgagctgctcgcggaGCTCACGTATCCGCACCACCTGATCGACCTCGCCTTTCTCGTCTCCGATTCGAAGGACGATACCCTTGCCGTGCTTTCTTCAGAGCTCGACCGAATCCAAAAGCGACCCGATCACATTCCGTTTCGCAGTGCCATGGTTGTTGAGAAGGATTTTGACTTCCACCTGAGCCAAAGTGTTGAGGAAAGACACTCCTTCGAGGcccaaggccctcgacggaAGGCCATGGGCAAAGCCCGCAATTATCTCCTCTCCGCTGCCCTGAAGCCAGAGCACTCGTGGGTGTACTGGCGCGACGTGGATATTGTGGATAGTCCTCCCAAGATTCTCGAGGACTTTATCGCCCACGACAAGGACATACTCGTTCCCA ACATCTGGTTTCACCGATACAAGGATGGAATTGACATTGAAGGGCGAT TCGACTACAACTCCTGGGTCGAGTCGGATAAGGGTCGCAAACTAGCCGACAGCTTGGATAAGAGTGTTGTGCTCGCCGAAG GATACAAACAATACGACACAGGCAGGACATACATGGCTCGGATGGGCGATTGGCGGAACAACAAGGATGAAGAGCTCGAGCTTGATGGCATCGGTGGTGTCAACATTCTCGTCAAGGCTGATGTTCATCGATCGG GCATCAACTTTCCTTGCTACGCCTTTGAGAACCAAGCCGAGACTGAGGGCTTTGCCAAGATGGCGAAGCGGGCGGGCTACCAGGTTGTGGGCCTGCCGAACTACATCGTGTGGCACATTGACACTGAAGAGAAGGGCGGAAACCTATAA
- the MAG1 gene encoding DNA-3-methyladenine glycosylase II (EggNog:ENOG503NXJZ~BUSCO:EOG09264X9R~COG:L): MLRALVPIAVSSISRFTQSSQAFLTVHPVMAATRRSSRLNGRAEGKPPAEAMPPPPPAPQSQLNKRKRKAAPDAGEVPQAQPATPPRKRTQPMQEPPPLTPTPSAVKVIAEAADGSNKARNATVTRLADPRTTNATLLSPETSRLVASRDIEAISPSKAPAARTTTQTLLQEACEHLIMVDARLKPLIEKNHCRVFSPEGLAERIDPFESLSSGIISQQVSGAAAKSIKAKFVALFDRDGATGRFPHPSEVAKCSIEKLRTAGLSQRKAEYIQGLAEKFAAGELSAQMLHDVPYDELVEKLIAVRGLGRWSVEMFACFGLKRMDVFSVGDLGVQRGMAAFVGRDVAKLKAKGGKWKYMSEQDMLDLSSKFAPYRSLFMWLMWRVEETDVSTME; encoded by the coding sequence atgctgcgcgccctcgtcccaATCGCTGTTTCCAGCATCTCTCGCTTCACCCAGTCGAGCCAAGCATTCTTGACCGTGCATCCAGTCATGGCCGCGACACGACGCTCTTCGCGCCTCAATGGCCGGGCAGAGGGAAAGCCTCCGGCAGAggcaatgccgccgccgccgccagcaccgcaaTCACAGCTGAATAAACGCAAGAGAAAGGCGGCACCAGATGCCGGCGAAGTGCCGCAGGCTCAacccgccacgccgccgaggaagcgcACGCAGCCGATGCAGGAACCTCCCCCGTTGACACCGACCCCAAGCGCAGTCAAGGTGATTGCTGAGGCGGCTGATGGGTCGAACAAGGCGCGCAATGCTACGGTCACGCGGCTCGCTGACCCCAGGACGACCAATGCCACGCTGCTATCACCGGAAACGTCGCGATTGGTGGCATCCCGCGACATTGAGGCAATCTCGCCGTCCAAAGCGCCCGCAGCTCGTACGACGACCCAGACGCTGCTGCAAGAGGCGTGCGAGCATCTCATAATGGTCGACGCGCGGCTGAAGCCCCTGATCGAGAAGAATCACTGCAGGGTTTTCTCTCCAGAAGGACTCGCCGAGCGGATCGATCCCTTTGAGAGCCTGTCGAGCGGCATCATATCCCAACAAGTGtccggggccgccgccaagtccATCAAAGCCAAGTTCGTTGCCCTGTTTGACCGGGACGGCGCGACTGGCCGATTTCCTCACCCGTCCGAGGTGGCCAAGTGTTCCATCGAGAAACTACGCACGGCAGGGCTGTcgcagcgcaaggccgagTACATCCAGGGGCTTGCGGAGAAGTTTGCGGCCGGAGAGCTCAGCGCGCAGATGTTGCACGACGTACCGTACGACGAACTGGTCGAAAAGCTCATCGCCGTCCGCGGGCTCGGGCGGTGGTCCGTCGAGATGTTCGCGTGCTTCGGGCTCAAGCGCATGGACGTCTTCTCGGTGGGGGATCTTGGCGTGCAGAGGGGCATGGCGGCCTTTGTTGGGAGGGACGTagccaagctcaaggccaagggcggcaagtgGAAGTACATGTCGGAGCAAGACATGCTCGACCTGTCCTCCAAGTTCGCGCCGTATCGAAGTCTGTTCATGTGGTTGATGTGGCGGGTAGAGGAGACTGACGTCAGTACAATGGAATAA
- a CDS encoding uncharacterized protein (COG:S~TransMembrane:1 (o32-49i)~CAZy:GT62~EggNog:ENOG503NV2N) — protein MLLPKGGLNWKAARAQLPPARMLWNLVTRTRFLLLVALTGIVLLLWRGISSSASEMQSFYCWGPSTPPIDMSQNEYARWNAHMQTPVVFNHHAPLKVDSESIKHVDLNPVKSTRKAVVNEEKILIVTPLKDAAPYLSKYFELLAELTYPHHLIDLAFLVSDSKDDTLAVLSSELDRIQKRPDHIPFRSAMVVEKDFDFHLSQSVEERHSFEAQGPRRKAMGKARNYLLSAALKPEHSWVYWRDVDIVDSPPKILEDFIAHDKDILVPSRTSTLRCSAITLANTVAQTSGFTDTRMELTLKGDSTTTPGSSRIRVAN, from the exons atgctccTCCCCAAAGGCGGCCTGAACTGGAAAGCAGCCAGAGCCCAgctcccgcccgcgcggATGCTATGGAATCTGGTGACACGCACAAGATTCCTCCTGCTAGTCGCCCTCACCGGCATTGTATTATTGCTATGGCGCGGCATCAGCAGCTCCGCCTCTGAGATGCAAAG CTTCTACTGTTGGGGCCCATCAACGCCACCGATAGACATGTCGCAAAACGAATACGCGAGATGGAATGCGCACATGCAGACTCCCGTCGTTTTCAACCACCACGCACCGCTCAAGGTCGACTCGGAATCGATCAAGCACGTCGACCTCAACCCCGTCAAGTCCACTCGCAAGGCCGTTGTAAATGAGGAGAAGATCCTCATCGTGACACCCCTcaaggacgccgcccccTACCTGTCCAAGTActtcgagctgctcgcggaGCTCACGTATCCGCACCACCTGATCGACCTCGCCTTTCTCGTCTCCGATTCGAAGGACGATACCCTTGCCGTGCTTTCTTCAGAGCTCGACCGAATCCAAAAGCGACCCGATCACATTCCGTTTCGCAGTGCCATGGTTGTTGAGAAGGATTTTGACTTCCACCTGAGCCAAAGTGTTGAGGAAAGACACTCCTTCGAGGcccaaggccctcgacggaAGGCCATGGGCAAAGCCCGCAATTATCTCCTCTCCGCTGCCCTGAAGCCAGAGCACTCGTGGGTGTACTGGCGCGACGTGGATATTGTGGATAGTCCTCCCAAGATTCTCGAGGACTTTATCGCCCACGACAAGGACATACTCGTTCCCAGTAGGACATCTACGCTGCGTTGCTCCGCGATCACGTTGGCTAACACAGTTGCCCAGACATCTGGTTTCACCGATACAAGGATGGAATTGACATTGAAGGGCGAT TCGACTACAACTCCTGGGTCGAGTCGGATAAGGGTCGCAAACTAG